In Pan troglodytes isolate AG18354 chromosome 5, NHGRI_mPanTro3-v2.0_pri, whole genome shotgun sequence, the sequence ATGCTGTAAGTATAAACCTTAATGACCATTGGTAGGGAATTGGCTAAATAAAACATAGCACAACTATATAATGGACGCTACATATCCATTTAAAGGAGGGAAGCTCTCTGTAGGTTCAAGATACGCTGTTTAGTGAAGAAGGCTGCAGAATTGTGTTAGTATCACATCATGTgtgtgaagaaagagaaaaaggaaatatcctacATGGGTTTGAAAATATATGGAGTATTTCTGCAAGGATGTAAGAAAGATAACCGTGATTAGGATGGTTTCCCTCCAGGGAGGAAACTGTATCAAGGAACACAGGAAAAAGACACACTCACTTTCCACTCTTCAGAATTTTGTGCTGTGAGTATGTAGGAACTATtccaaaaatgcttttttttttttgtaaaggagaTAAAAGCATAGTAGGAATTGCACATGAAGACACACACTGTGCTTTCAAGTAGACATtttttcaactaatatttattaaaagtattttaaaactcaGGTTGATCTCTCATCTTAACTGTGATTGGTTCAATTTTACCATACCCAAAGAATAAATTCATTTGAGCTTTTACCTACGCCTTTGCTTTTTGTTAAAGGAAGAATTTAATGCAATGTGTTCAGAAAGTTACATTTAAATcgttaataaagagaaaaaggaagagaaagagaggacacCATTCCGACACAAACGTTTATGTGATTTTAGCCATTACAACAGTAATTCAGAAATATCTCAAATGTTACATTGATGTCATCAatattacaaaaaaggaaaaaaaagtgacaggCAACAGTGAAGAGCACCAGAGACCCAGCGCACACCTAAAGTAGACCATGCTTCTTTCCTTCCACTGCCAGGTTATCGTCCCGGGAAGCCCCCCACCCCCTCGCTTTCCTCCTCAGCTTTCCCTAACCCGTCTCGCGGGGGCATCTACGCCtcgtcctcaccctcctcctcctcgaACTCCCCTTGTTCGTCGGCCGTGGCGTCCTGGTACTGCTGGTACTCGGACACCAGGTCGTTCATGTTGCTCTCGGCCTCGGTGAACTCCATCTCGTCCATGCCCTCGCCCGTGTACCAGTGCAGGAAGGCCTTGCGCCGGAACATGGCCGTGAACTGCTCGGAGATGCGCTTGAACAGCTCCTGGATGGCCGTGCTGTTGCCGATGAAGGTGGCCGACATCTTCAGGCCGCGGGGCGGGATGTCGCACACGGCCGTCTTCACGTTGTTGGGGATCCACTCCACGAAGTAGCTGCTGTTCTTGTTCTGCACGTTGAGCATCTGCTCGTCCACCTCCTTCATGGACATGCGGCCCCGGAAGATGGCAGCCACCGTCAGGTAGCGGCCGTGGCGCGGGTCGCAGGCGGCCATCATGTTCTTGGAGTCGAACATCTGCTGGGTGAGCTCGGGCACCGTGAGCGCCCGGTACTGCTGGCTGCCCCGGCTGGTCAGGGGCGCGAAGCCGGGCATGAAGAAGTGCAGGCGAGGGAAGGGCACCATGTTCACCGCCAGCTTGCGCAGGTCTGCGTTCAGCTGGCCCGGGAAGCGCAGGCAGGTGGTGACCCCGCTCATGGTGGCCGACACCAGGTGGTTGAGGTCCCCGTAGGTGGGGGTGGTCAGCTTCAGGGTGCGGAAGCAGATGTCATACAGGGCCTCGTTGTCAATGCAGTAGGTTTCATCTGTGTTTTCCACCAGCTGGTGGACAGAGAGGGTGGCGTTGTAGGGCTCCACCACCGTGTCTGACACCTTGGGTGAGGGCATGACGCTGAAGGTGTTCATGATGCGGTCTGGGTACTCTTCCCGGATCTTGCTGATGAGCAGGGTGCCCATCCCGGACCCCGTGCCGCCCCCCAGAGAGTGGGTCAGCTGGAAGCCCTGGAGACAGTCAcagctctctgactccttcctcaCCACATCCAGGACCGAGTCGACCAGCTCGGCTCCCTCTGTGTAGTGGCCCTTGGCCCAGTTATTCCCGGCTCCGCTCTGGCCTGccagagggaaagagaaatcTTAAGTCACCGGTGATTGTACTAAATACCTTACCTCAAACCCCTCAATATAGATCAGTGAGTCAATGCTCAGAGAAGACTATTTCAGATTATCACCAAAATGGCCAAACgttaaaatatttgttcatgaatataattataaataaggaAGGCCAGGACACCAAGCTCTTAGCAGCTGAAAGGCAAACAATTTTACACTATATTAAAGCTAAGTTGGCACACCGCGGATGTTCTTCATGCTTTCCCTCTGGCAATCACACCTCTCCAGCCTCCACTGCCCAGCGTAAAATGAATCCCTCATGCTCTCAGCCACACCAGGCACTCACCAAACACGAAATTGTCTGGTCTGAAGATCTGGCCGAATGGTCCAGACCTAACCGAATCCATCGTGCCTGGCTCCAGATCCACGAGGATGGCCCGAGGAACATACTTGTTACCTGCAAGGAACAACAGTGACTTAGACCCTCAGGCAAGGACCTCTGCAGAGGAGGGCTTGGCGCCTGCTGCCATCACGCAGATGTTGCCCCAAACAAAGGGAGACCCACCATCAGGTTCTCAAAGGGCTCTGTTGGCATAAGGAAGCCCAATGAaatactgcagggaaagagcggGGATCCTAAACTGAATAGTCCACCCTCTCCCAGGGCCACACCCCTGGGGTCCCACCCAAGGGAAAGGGGAGAAGGTGGAAAAACTgaagggagtgggggtggggcaaGGGTGATTACCAGTGGCTTCATTGTAGTAAACATTGATTCTCTCCAGCTGCAAATCACTGTCTCCATGGTAACTGCCAGTGGGGTCAATCCCATGCTCATCACTGATGACCTCCCAAAACTGAGACAGAAAGGCTGCATTTAGCCATGAACGATGCCCCCAGAAACGCCAAGGCTCACAATGAAATGTCCCCGACTCAGTTCCGACAACCCAACATTTCAGGAGCTTGAAGCTTTAAAGGGCGTCGTGACCCGGGCACAGCCGCGGGGCTTGTATTTTGCAGGttcagaaagttgaaactggGCGTTTCCCAGGCAAACAGCTGCCGCTCGCGGGGGGAGGTAGGGGTCGAGGGGGTAAGGACCAGCCAAAGCCGGGCAGTGGCGGAGCTTGGCGCACTGGTCGCAGCCCCAGGCGGCAGCAGGAGGCGAGGGCACAGGGACTGCAGCCCGCCAGGAGCGGGTGGGCGGGGAAAGAGGAACGCAAAGGAGCTAAAGGACCGCGGTTTTAGATTCAAAGCACGTCCTGAGAGCGCAAGACAATcgctctcctcccctcccccggcAGCTCGACTCCGGTTCAAGCGAGTACCATTAATCCTCCTGGTGTCCCAGCCCCTCGCGCGGAACGCCGCGCACAGCCTCGCGGACACACCCTCGTCTTCTCCAGGCACGCGTGCCTGCCAAGCAGCCAGCGCggagggaggccgagggggtgACGGGGACTCCAAATGAGTTacagcagaaagaaagagaggtgcCCCCTCCGTCCGCGAAAGTCACCTCCTAGCCCAGGCCACACTCGGCGgcacaaagcggccaggaaggtCTGCATTTGGCGATCCCCAGGCCTTCCCAGGACCGCGCCTGGGGACCCCGAGGGGCTCTCGGCCCAGGTTCGCGCCCCCATTGGACCCCCTCCGCTGCGGCGCGCCCACCTTGGCGCCGATCTGGTTGCCGCACTGGCCCGCCTGGATGTGCACGATCTCACGCATGGTGCCTCGTCAGCGTCCTCCTGGTCCGGCGGCGTCTGGGTCTGTCCGTCCTCCCCTCACACACCCACTGCGGGGTCACCGGGAAGGCGCTCGGGAACCGACGGGCTGAGAGCGCCGGCCCCGCGGGCTCCGGCTTTTATGCAAGGAGGGTGGGGCGGCCGGCACAGGCCGCGCCCCCAGCCCGAGCCCCCCAGTCCCCTTCGCGCTGGCGCTCTCCAGGCCCGGATGACGTAATGCTCCGAGCCCTAGGGACCGTCCGGGGGGCTGGACCACCGGCCCGCGGCCAATCAGAGCGGGCGTGCCGACCGGGAGAGGGGTGGGGGCTACCGGGAGTATGGTGGGGGCGTGCGCATTGTCTGGGGCTGTGGTGGGGGTCTCGGTATGGGGATATGGGGGAAGGGTGAAGAAAAGGAGGGTGAGAGGGCGGCGAGGCGAGGGCCACCAGCGCGGCCTGACCGGGGTGGGGGCAGAGCTGGCACCGGATGGGAACGATGGAGGACTGGAGCATGTGGAGAAGCCGTCAGGTGCTCCAGTGCCGGCAGGTGGGAGGGCTGAGGTGGCACAGGCTGCTCCGCCACCTCGGACTGCGGCTCCTACTCCGCCACTGGCCAGAGTCCCTCCAGCCAACTGCCCCTGGTGAGACCACCGTCTTTTTCCTCAACCCTGGAGGCCAGCGACTGCCCAGGCGGCGCTCCGTCTCACAGAGGCCTGGGGGAGGACAGGTGGCCCCAGAAGGAAGTCGTGCTTGATGGCAACCGGGACACCTGCGGCCCATGAACACCAGCGCGGCCTCCGCCCCCGCCCCAGCGTGGGCCTGCTTTCTCCTTTGTCTGTCTTGGGCTGGTAGCTCCTCTCACTGAGCCGCAGCATCTAGGGGTGAAGCGACCTCGGAGCCCCTCAGCCCTGCCCGACCCTCTCCGGGAGTGCATAACGCCCCTGCTGGTACCCAGGATCCCTCTGCCCCGGGGGTTGACTTTTGTTGCTCGCGAGTGATGGAGTGGGAGTGGCCGGTGGCGCTGCACTGACCGTCCGGAGGGCAGAAAGAGGGTGGGGTCCCGGGGGCGGGGCTGTCGGCGGAACAAAGGGCTCTCAGAAACGTGGGATACGCTGTGTAACCTAGTGTTTAAAACCACACGACAGGcgccccaccccccccaccccgccctcgGATTCAGTTCATCTATTGTCAAGTAAGAGGGTGGGTTCCAAGGGTGGCCCAAGCCCGAGTAACAAACTTTCTTATCTTCCATCGCGGCGACCTGGAGGTCCGAGGCTTCGTGTTGCGGTTGAAGGGTGGGGAATACGACTAAAAACTGCAGCCCAGCGCGCGCGAGACGACCCAAGACCCACGCGCACTCGCACGAGCGCGTGCACAGACTTGGAGCACAGACCCTCCCTTCAGATCCGCAGTCTCTAGGTACTGAGGCAGGAACTGGTCTCTTTGTTACTTttcgcgcgcgcgtgtgtgtgtgtgagagagagagaaagagagagagagaaagagagagagacagactaaTCCTGCGTGCGTTTGAGGGCGGGAGGGGAAAGGGTGTCAGAAACGTTCACTGCACAACCTGTTCCCTGCAATTCGATGACTGAAGCGCGCCGCCCCACACTTCGGAAGGGCCGTTGGCGAGGTGACGTGACCTCTTTCATCCCCTGGCGAGAAAGGCCGAATGACCCGGGCTCCCGCGGCGGAGCGGAGCCTGCAGCTGTTGAGCGAGACCCTCCCAGAACTATCAGCAAGCTGTCATCGCCTCCCTTTCCTGCTgtgaggtggagggtggggggttCAAGTCGATTCCAATGTACAAAGAGAAGTAGCGAGAACAAAAGCCCAGGCGCCCCCAAACATCCAGGGCGCCCAGACTGGAGCTCGCGGGCCGGTATTCCAGACCCGGCCGGCGTGCCCGGGTGAGGGTGGGGTCTGCCGAGAGGCAGAGAGCAGCGGAGGGTCTGTCCACATGCCCTACTCTCCTGGTACCAAGGTCTCGGGGCCTGACCTCCGAGTTTCTAATCCAGATCCTGCAGATGCCGAAACGTCGAGGGCTAGCAattcccaaggtcatacagcaagTTAAGGACAGGGCTCGGACTGGAATCTCGTCTTTTGGGCACACCAGACCTCAGGGAAAGTGACCGCATCTTGGCCAAAAGGGCTGTGGCAGGTGTCAGCCTCGAGGTGGCGGCTCTGGTGGGACCAAGCTGCGCCGGAAGGAACAGAGCTAGGGCGGCACCCGCGCGGCGAGTGTAGACACACTCGGAGCGGTCACCCCCTCGCTGCGAGCTCCCAGGAGCAACCCTGATGCTCAGCGctggggggtggggttgggggccgCTCAGCTCCATGCTGGGTAACTTGAGCTGGCCGCTAACCATTTCATTTCTTAGCTTCTGTTTCCGAGCCAAATCTCCATTCAGTGCCCGAGTGAAAACGCGTGTTCAAGATCATATAGATAGATGAAAAGACCCTTTCCTCTCAGGTTTCTTTTAAAGGGGGAGGTTTGGGATAGGATGAGGCTGGAAATCATCCTTCTGAAAGCCCAGAGTGCCCTTGGGGACACTTTTGGCCCAAGATCTGCTTTCCTTTCAAGCATTTTGCTTGAATTGTCCCCACACCCCCGCCCCTTCCGGGCAGCCAGTCTTGTTAACCGGTCTacatcccacccccacccccacccccactggaaTTGTGATgctgcacatttttattttcacaaggAGCTGATTTTGTGTTAAAATGTTGACAACAGCCACACCTTTCCCTGAAGTCTTTCAGTTTATCTGATAACCCTTAAACAAAAAAACATTCTTAATCCATGTAGCTCGCATAAAGAGACTGGTACCCggctttcaaagaaaaaaaaagtcgttTTCAGTTGGGTCCCCAGCATTTCTGTCTATTCATTATATGCAATGCTTCTCAATCTAGGTCATCGCATATCAGGCACGAAGATTTCGGGGCAACATATTTCATGATGTCTTAATGTTAGTCTTGATGACgtactaacatttaaaaattttcccttCCAGAGACAATTGTAGAAATATTGCTGCATAAAATACAATTCAACATTTGTTTTATACGTAATCTATTGCGTGACTGAGGTGAGCAAGATATCCCttaaactattaaaattatatttgctttCACAATTTTCAGATTACTTTCAACGGCATGTCCTCAagtgaatttgcatttctctattacACACACAGTCATTGTTTGAAGAAGTCTGATAGAAAAGAGGCTTTATATAGtagtaaatttttaaagcattgttTTCATAATGTAGCATATATTTTTGACACATTTATTGAAATTACTAGACATTTAGCATTAGGGTTCTTCACTGCTTGCCGGGATTCACCGCTTAAAACCCCCAAAACCCAGCCCGCAGCCCCCATAGCTGGCTCTGCAGCCGAGATGCACGCGGTTTCCTAGGCAACCGACACTTAGCCAATGAATAAAGAGGAGTTGAAAGAAAGAGACTGCAAATCCATCATTATttccttaacacacacacacacacacacacacacacacacacacacacacacacacacatcacctcTTCTCATAGCTCTCCATTTAGAGATATTGGAAAGCTACCAATCCTAACATTTATGTAAAAGAGCCAAATGCCCGGGGCATGGGGGCTAGGAAGCGGTCGCAGCCCCATACTGTGACTGCGGAAAGGACACAGTGGAGGAAGCTCCCGGGATCCGCCAAGATCTGCGCCTTCTCAGCTTTGTCGCTCCCCAGTTTCTATTCCAttgccctcccccttccccccaggcCTTCCCTCCTCCGCCTGGGAAGCCAGCGGCCCCGGCGGAGCTGCCCGGCACTGTTTAGTCGCAGGGGCTGCGGGGTGGCAGCCTCAGAGCCCTGTCCTTCCGCAGCCGTGGGCCCCGCAGGGACCAGCCAAGCAAGGTAACCAAAAGCTGGAACCAGCAGCGAAAACCCCGAGCCCACGAACGCAGCGCAGTGCGGGAACACTTGCCCTTTGTTCCTCAGTAAGGCCGGGTGTTTTCGCATCCCCGGAGGTTGTGAATTTGAGTTATAATGGCCTCGGTCGGGACTGAGAGAGCCGAGCTTCCACGAAAGAGCTTTGCCTGCTTTGTCCTACAAATCGGCGGAGGGAGTAGAATCCTGGCTTTTCTAGGGCACCATTTCCCTGCTACAGGCAGTCTCCCCTCCCCCACGCTGTCAATGATTTGTGAGATTCTTAGGCAGGCGGGGCAGGCCGAGCCCCGGGAATGCACGCTGAGTCCTAGACACAGAGCCAGGCCGggtggaaaacaaaaagagaagaagtGATTATGAAATAATAAGACGGACCGTGTGCCCCTTGCAAGGTGCGGCCTGCGAAATCAACAGACTTACAAATAAGGTCTGGAGGAAGCGCATGAGCGCACGCGGGAGGCTATGGCGGGGGAACCTCTGTGAGTTCCGCGGCGGAGGCTAGAACATCGCTGTGGCTGCGGGACCCTCACCCGGCCCTGAAAACCCTCCACATCAGCTCCTGCTCGGAAATGTCTCCGCAGCTCACCAGTGCTTTTCGAAATCTGCCCAAGACCTTTGTTTGccatttaaatgaaatgaaaacgtGCGTATCCAGGTGGACACATCCATGCAGCAACACCCCTGCCTCTGGGCTCTAGATGCTTGGTGGGCAGTCACTGTGGCCACACTGCAGAGACAGCAGTGCAGTTTCCAAACGGAGTTCTTTGGGCTTCACATGCCCAgcctgcttcttttttaaaatttctattttaattttagattcagggagtccATGTGCGGGTTTATTACGAGGGTATATTCCATGATGCTGAGCGTCCGGGCTTCTATCGACCTGGTTACCCAGATAGTGAACGTAGTACCCAATAGggagtttttcagcccttgctctgctccttccttctctccttttggAGTCCTTAgcgtctattgttcccatctttttgTCCGTGTGcacccaatatttagctcccacttataagtgagaacatgcagtatttagttttctgtttctgtattatttcgcttaggataatgaccttcagctgcatccatgttgctgccaaggacgtgattttgttttcttttttttaagggctgtgtagtattccgtggtgtgtgtgtaccaccttttcttaatccattccaccattgatgggcacctaggttgattccacgtctttgctgttgtgaatagtgctatgatgaacACAGAAgctcatgtgtctttttggtagaatgatttttttgggggggggggtatatacccagtaatgggattgctgggttgaatggtagttctatttttagttctttgagaaatctccaaactgctttccacagtggctgaactaatttacattcgcACCAAGAGCaaataagcattcctttttctctgcagccttgccaatatctgtttttttgttttgttttgtttttactttttaataataatgactgctgtgaagtggtatctcattgtgattttgatttacattttcctaatgatcagtatgttgagcatttttttcatgtttgttggccacttgtatgtcttcttttgaaaaatgtctgttcatatcctttgctctctttttaatggggttattgattcttttcttgctgatttaagttccttataaattctggatattagtcctttgtctgcggcatattgcaaatattttctcccattctgtaggttgttcaTACATCTCCATCAACTCTGTATTGCTTATAGTATGTGGTCCAAATACTTATCACACAATTCAGGTCCTTCAGTCTGGACATTACCTACCTTTCCAGTGTTATTTGCCACCCGTCTGGTATATGCAGTCCATTCCAGGGGACATTAACCTGCACACTGATCTCCAAAAAGGACATGCTCTCTGAAGTTTCTGAGTCTCTGCTCACACCAATCCATTACCTGGAATGACCCTCTGTGCTTCTTCGCCTGGGGCATCTCACTCATTCTTCATGATGCAGCTCATCTATCTGTGATACGTCCCACTAGTTGCCAGGAGCAATGGACTGCCTATGCTCTATGCCCCCAGTTTGCATCATAGGACTGGTACAGGTTTTGCATTTATTACATCAGAGCAGTGGTGTAATGAGTTTTCATTGTATATCtctattaacaaaagaaaaaggagggtATACATTCccaatgtatgtatatttatttattcttaaattatatatatttattcttataaGCTAATATTCCAAGGCACAATATACTTAGTATGAGGTACATTGTTAATGATATCAGATATTAATATTTCCAACTTTTCTATTACTTCCAGTTTTATTTTGGCCAACATCTAGGCAGACTTGGGGTTCCTCATGACTTTCTTACCCTGAAATGGGCTTGACAGAGAGCTTATATAAAGGAGCAGAGTGTCAACCTGgccatttccttat encodes:
- the LOC112209436 gene encoding tubulin beta-2B chain, which codes for MREIVHIQAGQCGNQIGAKFWEVISDEHGIDPTGSYHGDSDLQLERINVYYNEATGNKYVPRAILVDLEPGTMDSVRSGPFGQIFRPDNFVFGQSGAGNNWAKGHYTEGAELVDSVLDVVRKESESCDCLQGFQLTHSLGGGTGSGMGTLLISKIREEYPDRIMNTFSVMPSPKVSDTVVEPYNATLSVHQLVENTDETYCIDNEALYDICFRTLKLTTPTYGDLNHLVSATMSGVTTCLRFPGQLNADLRKLAVNMVPFPRLHFFMPGFAPLTSRGSQQYRALTVPELTQQMFDSKNMMAACDPRHGRYLTVAAIFRGRMSMKEVDEQMLNVQNKNSSYFVEWIPNNVKTAVCDIPPRGLKMSATFIGNSTAIQELFKRISEQFTAMFRRKAFLHWYTGEGMDEMEFTEAESNMNDLVSEYQQYQDATADEQGEFEEEEGEDEA